The genomic DNA CTGGGCCTATTACGCAAGGATGACATCACGCGAGGGGATCCGATGACACGCGCATTGAACGCAGGCCGCAAGGAACCGGCATCGGGAGAGGTCCGCGCCGCGGTCGTCTTTCTGCACGGCTATGGCGCCAACGGGGCCGACCTGCTGGGGCTGGCCGATCCGCTGGCAGAACATCTGCCGGACACGCTTTTCATCGCACCCGACGCGCCAGAGGCCTGTGCCGGGGCGCCGATGGGATTCCAATGGTTCCCGATCCCCTGGATCGACGGGTCGTCCGAGGAGGAGTCAGAGGACGGCCTGCGCCACGCGGCGGCCGACCTGAACGCCTTTCTTGACGGTCTGATGGTGGACGAGGACCTGCTGCCCGAACAGGTCATGGTGCTGGGCTTTTCCCAAGGCACGATGATGGCGCTGCACGTCCTGCCGCGGCGCGAGGATCCCGTCGCCGGTCTGGTCGCGTTCTCGGGTCGCCTGCTGCAACCGGAGCTGCTGGTGGACGAGGTCGTCAGCCGTCCCCCCGTGCTGCTGATTCACGGCGATCAGGACAACGTGGTGCCGCCGCAATCCCTGCCGCTGGCGGCAGAGGCGCTGCAGGGCGCCGGCTGGACCGAGGTCTTTGCCCATGTGATGAAGGGGACCGCCCACGGCATCGCGCCTGACGGGTTGCAGGTGGCGCTCGCCTTCATGGCCGACCGGCTGGGAATGGATTGATTAGGGTTTCATTTCCGTTTTCGTTATACTCTTCTGTCATGGCGCAAGAGGCGGACGTGACATGAACAGGCTGGTTGACATATGCGCCCCAAGGGGCGCGTTTGATTTCGCCCTCAAACTGCTGGGCCTGCTGCTGGCGATCGGTGCCCTGAACTGGCTCCGCGATACGCTGGATGGCGACGCGGAATCCATGGGATTTTTGATCAATACCCGGGATGCCGCCTTTGTCGGCGCACCCTTTGTGATCTTGGCGTTGCTGCTGATCGGGCATCTGGCGAAGCTGCAACGCCAATTGATCACGCTGGCGGCGACCGACATGCTGACCGGCCTGCCGAACCGCCGCGCCTTTATCGACCGCATTTCAGAAGCGGGGCGGTTGCGCGACGCGGGCACCTTCCTGATGATCGACCTGGATCATTTCAAGCGGATCAACGACAGCTTTGGCCACCAGGTTGGCGATCTGTGCCTGTGTGCGGCCGCGACATTCATCTGCGAAGCCGCCCGCGACCCAATCACCTGCGCCCGCCTGGGCGGAGAAGAATTTGGAATCTTCGTCCCCGAAAACGGCAGCGATGTCGGGCCGCTTAGCGACCGGCTGGCCGCCGGGCTGACGGTGGATGCCGGGCGCAACGGGCTGATTGCATTGACGATGTCGATCGGCGTGCTGACCGCTGGCGGTGGCGAACCGCTGGGGCTGGTCATGGCGCGGGCGGATGCGGCGCTTTATGCCGCAAAGGCGGATGGCCGCGCCCGCGCGACGATCTGGACCCCGCGGATCGACGCCGTGCCGGTGGTGCGCACCGGCTAGGTCCGGGGCGGGTTGTCACACAGGCTTTACCTGCGCGCGTCACAAGACCGATATCTGGGGCAAATTTAAGTCTTGGTTTTTCAAAGCCCCCAGATATAGTTTTAGTGACGCGGCCGGTGCGGCCCCAGGCCACGGGTGCCGTCAGCCGACCGCCAGCAGATGGATGCAGGCGCGGATGGACGGTGATTTCAGAACGGAATTCGTACGCGAACCGGGGGCGTTGAAACACTTCCCCGCGTTGGTACTGAACGCGGATTACAGGCCCTTGTCATACTACCCCCTGTCGCTTTGGCCCTGGCAAGAGGCGGTGAAGGCGGCTTTCCTCGACCGGGTCACGATCATCTCGGAATATGAGGAAGAGGTGCACAGCCCGTCGACCCGCATCCGCATCCCGTCCGTCGTCGTGCTGAAGGATTTCGTCAAACCCCAAAAGCGCGTGGCCTTCACGCGCTTTAATTTATTTCTGCGCGACGAATTCTGCTGCCAGTATTGCGGCAGTCGTGGCGATCTGACCTTTGACCACGTCGTGCCGCGGGCGCGCGGCGGCGTCACCAGCTGGACCAACGTCGTCGCCGCCTGCAGCCCGTGCAACCTGCACAAGGGGTCCAAGCTGCTGAAACAGTCCGGCATGACCCTGCGCCACCCGCCACGCCAACCCGCAGCGGCAGAATTGAACAACATCGGCCGCAAGTTTCCACCGGGTCATCTGCACGACAGCTGGATGGATTACCTCTACTGGGATGCCGAACTGGAAGCGTGACGCCCGTTTTTGCGGCACCGCTGAATTCCGGTCGCCACCGGTGACGAACGGCGTCCCATCCGCTAGACTTTCCCGGTGCCGCTGGCTATCAGCAAGGCGTTAGCGCTAACGCGTTCCCCACTGCCCGGAGTTCTCATGGTCTCTCGCGT from Loktanella sp. M215 includes the following:
- a CDS encoding alpha/beta hydrolase gives rise to the protein MTRALNAGRKEPASGEVRAAVVFLHGYGANGADLLGLADPLAEHLPDTLFIAPDAPEACAGAPMGFQWFPIPWIDGSSEEESEDGLRHAAADLNAFLDGLMVDEDLLPEQVMVLGFSQGTMMALHVLPRREDPVAGLVAFSGRLLQPELLVDEVVSRPPVLLIHGDQDNVVPPQSLPLAAEALQGAGWTEVFAHVMKGTAHGIAPDGLQVALAFMADRLGMD
- a CDS encoding GGDEF domain-containing protein — translated: MNRLVDICAPRGAFDFALKLLGLLLAIGALNWLRDTLDGDAESMGFLINTRDAAFVGAPFVILALLLIGHLAKLQRQLITLAATDMLTGLPNRRAFIDRISEAGRLRDAGTFLMIDLDHFKRINDSFGHQVGDLCLCAAATFICEAARDPITCARLGGEEFGIFVPENGSDVGPLSDRLAAGLTVDAGRNGLIALTMSIGVLTAGGGEPLGLVMARADAALYAAKADGRARATIWTPRIDAVPVVRTG
- a CDS encoding HNH endonuclease, yielding MDGDFRTEFVREPGALKHFPALVLNADYRPLSYYPLSLWPWQEAVKAAFLDRVTIISEYEEEVHSPSTRIRIPSVVVLKDFVKPQKRVAFTRFNLFLRDEFCCQYCGSRGDLTFDHVVPRARGGVTSWTNVVAACSPCNLHKGSKLLKQSGMTLRHPPRQPAAAELNNIGRKFPPGHLHDSWMDYLYWDAELEA